TGGTCAACAGGAAAGGACTCCACAACCCTCGTCTACCTGGTCATCCAGGAGAGGCCAGACATTCCCGTCATTCATATAGACACGGGCTACAAGTTCCCCGAGATCTACGAGTTCAGGGACAGAATTGCAAGAGAGTGGAACCTGAACCTCATGATAGCCAGAAATCCGGATGCTACATA
This region of Candidatus Korarchaeota archaeon NZ13-K genomic DNA includes:
- a CDS encoding sulfate adenylyltransferase; translated protein: MLPQHLRELEGKAIYIIREALATYRNPACLWSTGKDSTTLVYLVIQERPDIPVIHIDTGYKFPEIYEFRDRIAREWNLNLMIARNPDAT